A genome region from Aggregicoccus sp. 17bor-14 includes the following:
- a CDS encoding DUF4185 domain-containing protein, with amino-acid sequence MSQPYRPEAQRLCTRSTVLCLLLGAALASAAASASAPGTSERDPRLSVAPDAPFVLRSVGGVQRIAGLTGVGSPNATERYGIEGTDLGSMFSFGGRTWFVFGDTFGKREKGSIGAGGAQWRSNTIAYTRDTDPTDGITFDGMLVDGRGRARQLVPSKKVDGDEMTVIPTHGFAAGDTMYLHWMSVRHWGKPGEWETNFAGLAKSTDEGRTWTVLDAPRWGGESSFVQVAPATVREDGADWLYFWGTTHGRFGGVSLMKVPASQVESPAAYRYFQGTDAKGAPRWSASQAQARRVVDDTTGELSVVWNAYLGHWLMSYLKEGTGIVMREGLAPWGPWGPAVKVLDAADAPGAYAPFMAEQYVRDGGRTVYFSLSAWGPYNVSWYKAELTRADGASASPEVVKREPTGPQPLAREVL; translated from the coding sequence TTGTCACAGCCGTACCGTCCCGAGGCGCAGCGCCTCTGCACCCGCAGCACCGTCCTCTGCCTCCTGCTCGGCGCGGCCCTGGCGTCTGCCGCGGCCTCGGCCTCCGCCCCGGGGACCTCCGAGCGCGACCCGCGCCTCTCGGTCGCGCCGGACGCTCCCTTCGTCCTGCGCTCGGTGGGTGGCGTGCAGCGCATCGCGGGGCTCACCGGCGTGGGCTCGCCCAACGCCACGGAGCGTTACGGCATCGAGGGGACCGACCTCGGCTCCATGTTCTCCTTCGGCGGCCGCACCTGGTTCGTCTTCGGCGACACCTTCGGCAAGCGCGAGAAGGGGAGCATCGGGGCGGGCGGCGCGCAGTGGCGCTCCAACACCATCGCGTACACGCGCGACACGGACCCCACCGACGGCATCACCTTCGACGGGATGCTCGTGGACGGGCGCGGCAGGGCCCGGCAGCTGGTGCCCTCCAAGAAGGTGGACGGCGACGAGATGACCGTCATCCCTACCCACGGCTTCGCCGCGGGGGACACCATGTACCTGCACTGGATGTCGGTGCGGCACTGGGGCAAGCCCGGCGAGTGGGAGACGAACTTCGCGGGGCTCGCGAAGTCCACCGACGAGGGGCGCACCTGGACGGTGCTGGACGCGCCGCGCTGGGGCGGTGAGAGCAGCTTCGTGCAGGTGGCGCCTGCCACCGTGCGCGAGGACGGGGCGGACTGGCTCTACTTCTGGGGCACCACGCACGGGCGCTTCGGCGGCGTGTCGCTGATGAAGGTGCCGGCCTCGCAGGTCGAGTCGCCCGCGGCCTACCGCTACTTCCAGGGGACGGACGCGAAGGGCGCCCCCCGCTGGAGCGCGAGCCAGGCCCAGGCCCGGCGCGTCGTGGACGACACCACCGGGGAGCTCTCGGTGGTGTGGAACGCGTACCTCGGCCACTGGCTGATGAGCTACCTCAAGGAGGGCACGGGCATCGTGATGCGCGAGGGGCTCGCGCCGTGGGGGCCCTGGGGCCCCGCGGTGAAGGTGCTCGACGCGGCCGACGCCCCGGGCGCCTACGCGCCCTTCATGGCCGAGCAGTACGTGCGCGACGGCGGCCGCACCGTGTACTTCTCCCTGTCCGCGTGGGGGCCCTACAACGTCTCCTGGTACAAGGCGGAGCTCACGCGGGCGGACGGCGCCTCGGCCTCTCCCGAGGTCGTGAAGCGCGAGCCCACCGGGCCGCAGCCGCTCGCGCGCGAGGTGCTCTGA